A DNA window from Vigna unguiculata cultivar IT97K-499-35 chromosome 10, ASM411807v1, whole genome shotgun sequence contains the following coding sequences:
- the LOC114167008 gene encoding TMV resistance protein N-like isoform X2, whose amino-acid sequence MVLTRFHYYKTNIKASATLNAFVSVPRSSLPIPSMDFASSTSELPKTYDVLIHFTGEDIRRKFVSHLDSALSAVGFSTFLLHQNAVNPMHIEEHNLNLCRVAIVVFTETYSESAWCLHQLQQIIQWHQTYCRPVLPVYYESQPSDVRLQNGDFGKAFEATAHQTFSEQQLEHGMSRWSHALTKAAHFYGWDESNYRSDAELVDTIVKGVLNLPLLSATEFPVGLQSYVEDVIRTIENKSTGVCMIGIYGMEGSGKTTVAKAVYNQIHDRFVEKSFIEDNAEVSRTKGHVYLPEKLLSDLLKTKVEIHSVEMGRSMIWGRLYGKRVLIVLDNVNEYEYGALSDLWECRGWSGKGSVIIITSTHESVLRTRQVDAVFRINPMNANESLELLSWHAFKEAKPKEEYCDLAKALVTHCEGLPLALEVIGSYLYERTKKEWHGVLSKLVRIPQLAVLQKLKISFNGLHNQMEKDLFLDICCFFVGKGRAYVTKILNGGGIDADCGIRVLIERSLIKVKKNNKFGMHPLLGDMGREIIREISKKEPENSRRWFDEGMKHAMPKTTVRTFLIYGFETSFWKGLLSQVRDTSRMLKLARHSEYLSKKLRCISLQGFSSEYLPNDFYLHEAIVIDFKTQSSSTYLERTPGICQQ is encoded by the exons ATGGTATTAACGCGCTTCCACTactataaaacaaatattaaagcTTCGGCTACTTTGAATGCTTTTGTGTCTGTACCCAGATCATCTCTTCCAATTCCTTCCATGGATTTCGCCTCTTCAACTTCCGAACTCCCAAAGACGTACGATGTGCTCATCCACTTCACCGGAGAAGACATCCGCAGAAAATTTGTTTCCCATCTCGATTCTGCCCTCTCTGCTGTTGGGTTCTCCACTTTCCTTCTTCACCAGAATGCAGTGAACCCAATGCACATCGAAGAACATAATCTGAATCTGTGCAGAGTAGCAATTGTTGTTTTCACCGAAACCTATTCTGAATCTGCTTGGTGtcttcatcaacttcaacaAATCATTCAATGGCACCAAACTTATTGCCGACCTGTTCTGCCCGTGTATTACGAAAGTCAGCCATCTGATGTGCGCCTTCAGAACGGTGATTTTGGAAAAGCCTTCGAAGCAACTGCACACCAAACATTCTCGGAACAACAACTGGAGCATGGCATGTCCAGGTGGAGCCACGCACTTACCAAAGCTGCACATTTCTATGGATGGGATGAGAGCAATTACAG GAGTGATGCTGAACTAGTGGACACAATTGTTAAGGGCGTTCTTAATTTACCACTCTTGTCTGCTACTGAATTTCCAGTTGGATTACAATCCTACGTGGAAGATGTGATTCGCACTATCGAAAATAAATCCACCGGAGTTTGTATGATAGGGATATATGGAATGGAAGGATCTGGTAAAACCACCGTAGCCAAAGCCGTTTACAATCAAATTCATGATAGATTCGTGGAGAAAAGTTTCATTGAAGATAATGCAGAAGTTAGTCGAACAAAAGGTCATGTTTATTTACCGGAAAAACTTCTTTCAGATCTCCTGAAAACAAAGGTGGAGATACATAGCGTTGAGATGGGAAGAAGTATGATTTGGGGAAGACTTTATGGTAAGAGGGTACTCATTGTACTTGACAATGTGAATGAGTATGAGTATGGTGCATTATCCGACCTATGGGAATGTCGTGGATGGTCAGGCAAAGGAAGTGTTATAATAATTACATCAACACATGAAAGCGTATTAAGGACACGTCAAGTTGATGCTGTTTTTAGGATAAATCCAATGAACGCGAACGAGTCCCTCGAGCTTCTTAGTTGGCACGCATTTAAAGAAGCAAAACCCAAAGAAGAATACTGTGACCTTGCCAAAGCATTAGTTACTCATTGTGAAGGACTACCTCTAGCCCTTGAAGTCATTGGAAGTTATTTATATGAAAGGACGAAAAAAGAATGGCATGGAGTATTGTCCAAATTAGTGAGAATTCCTCAGCTTGCAGTTCTacagaaattgaaaataagctTCAACGGTTTACATAATCAAATGGAAAAAGATTTATTTCTTGATATATGTTGTTTCTTTGTTGGTAAAGGCAGAGCTTATGTAACGAAGATCCTAAATGGCGGTGGAATAGACGCTGATTGTGGAATAAGAGTTCTCATAGAACGTAGCctcataaaagtaaaaaagaacaATAAATTTGGAATGCATCCTTTACTAGGAGATATGGGAAGAGAAATTATTCgtgaaatttcaaaaaaggaACCTGAAAACAGTAGGCGGTGGTTTGATGAGGGTATGAAACATGCAATGCCAAAAACTACTGTAAGAACATTCTTAATCTACGGTTTTGAAACATCTTTTTGGAAGGGTTTGCTTTCTCAG GTAAGAGACACATCAAGAATGCTGAAACTCGCTCGACATTCTGAGTACCTCTCTAAGAAATTAAGATGTATCAGTTTGCAAGGGTTTTCTTCAGAATACCTACCTAACGACTTTTATCTGCATGAAGCAATAGTGATTGATTTTAAAACACAGTCTTCTTCGACTTATCTGGAAAGAACCCCAG GTATTTGCCAGCAGTGA
- the LOC114167010 gene encoding cilia- and flagella-associated protein 251-like, translating to MEEEMEDGRERGERSRSQRRHVFEDIDVDLVVGEEEEKKNDEVVGEEEEKARVSICIPPKNALLLMRCRSDPVKMAALANRFWESPVHKTKCQEEEKEGEEHDEEDIVDEDEQEVEDDDTQQPIKVKEDEQQVEVEEEEEEEVERETIEDTICQRETETMVVVSEEEEEEAGKESYEVESVGNIESREFHEVKEEEEKSDQEANENAIEKGETLTHSEAHSDLHNLKTEGKEVNLQEAIEVRENNESSEISSTPETFTASEPTPETFTASEPENDDGEPETEAVTTETSEGSTEEEEEKVTTETETQEL from the coding sequence ATGGAGGAAGAAATGGAGGATGGAAGAGAGAGAGGTGAGAGGAGCCGCAGCCAGAGGAGGCATGTGTTTGAGGACATTGATGTTGATTTGGTGGTaggagaggaagaagagaagaagaatgatGAGGTGGTgggagaggaagaagagaaagcAAGAGTTAGCATATGTATTCCTCCCAAaaatgctcttttattgatgaGATGCAGATCTGATCCAGTCAAAATGGCAGCTCTGGCTAACCGTTTTTGGGAATCACCTGTTCACAAAACCAAAtgtcaagaagaagaaaaagaaggggaAGAACATGATGAAGAAGACATTGTGGATGAAGATGAACAAGAAGTAGAAGATGATGACACACAGCAACCCATCAAAGTGAAAGAGGATGAGCAACAagtagaagtagaagaagaagaagaagaagaagttgaaaGAGAAACCATAGAAGATACCATTTGCCAAAGAGAAACAGAAACTATGGTGGTGGtcagtgaagaagaagaagaagaagccggGAAGGAAAGCTATGAAGTTGAAAGCGTAGGAAACATAGAAAGCAGAGAGTTTCATGAAGtaaaagaagaggaagaaaagagtGACCAAGAAGCAAATGAAAATGCCATCGAAAAAGGTGAAACTTTAACACATTCTGAAGCTCATTCAGATCTCCACAACCTTAAAACCGAAGGAAAAGAGGTTAATCTCCAAGAGGCTATAGAAGTGAGAGAAAACAACGAAAGCTCAGAAATTTCTTCCACCCCAGAAACGTTCACAGCTTCAGAACCCACCCCAGAAACGTTCACAGCTTCAGAACCGGAAAACGACGACGGAGAGCCAGAAACGGAAGCAGTGACGACCGAAACTTCAGAAGGGTCAacggaggaggaagaagagaaagtGACTACGGAGACCGAAACGCAAGAACTCTGa
- the LOC114167008 gene encoding TMV resistance protein N-like isoform X1 produces MVLTRFHYYKTNIKASATLNAFVSVPRSSLPIPSMDFASSTSELPKTYDVLIHFTGEDIRRKFVSHLDSALSAVGFSTFLLHQNAVNPMHIEEHNLNLCRVAIVVFTETYSESAWCLHQLQQIIQWHQTYCRPVLPVYYESQPSDVRLQNGDFGKAFEATAHQTFSEQQLEHGMSRWSHALTKAAHFYGWDESNYRSDAELVDTIVKGVLNLPLLSATEFPVGLQSYVEDVIRTIENKSTGVCMIGIYGMEGSGKTTVAKAVYNQIHDRFVEKSFIEDNAEVSRTKGHVYLPEKLLSDLLKTKVEIHSVEMGRSMIWGRLYGKRVLIVLDNVNEYEYGALSDLWECRGWSGKGSVIIITSTHESVLRTRQVDAVFRINPMNANESLELLSWHAFKEAKPKEEYCDLAKALVTHCEGLPLALEVIGSYLYERTKKEWHGVLSKLVRIPQLAVLQKLKISFNGLHNQMEKDLFLDICCFFVGKGRAYVTKILNGGGIDADCGIRVLIERSLIKVKKNNKFGMHPLLGDMGREIIREISKKEPENSRRWFDEGMKHAMPKTTVRTFLIYGFETSFWKGLLSQVRDTSRMLKLARHSEYLSKKLRCISLQGFSSEYLPNDFYLHEAIVIDFKTQSSSTYLERTPGFGIGKSP; encoded by the exons ATGGTATTAACGCGCTTCCACTactataaaacaaatattaaagcTTCGGCTACTTTGAATGCTTTTGTGTCTGTACCCAGATCATCTCTTCCAATTCCTTCCATGGATTTCGCCTCTTCAACTTCCGAACTCCCAAAGACGTACGATGTGCTCATCCACTTCACCGGAGAAGACATCCGCAGAAAATTTGTTTCCCATCTCGATTCTGCCCTCTCTGCTGTTGGGTTCTCCACTTTCCTTCTTCACCAGAATGCAGTGAACCCAATGCACATCGAAGAACATAATCTGAATCTGTGCAGAGTAGCAATTGTTGTTTTCACCGAAACCTATTCTGAATCTGCTTGGTGtcttcatcaacttcaacaAATCATTCAATGGCACCAAACTTATTGCCGACCTGTTCTGCCCGTGTATTACGAAAGTCAGCCATCTGATGTGCGCCTTCAGAACGGTGATTTTGGAAAAGCCTTCGAAGCAACTGCACACCAAACATTCTCGGAACAACAACTGGAGCATGGCATGTCCAGGTGGAGCCACGCACTTACCAAAGCTGCACATTTCTATGGATGGGATGAGAGCAATTACAG GAGTGATGCTGAACTAGTGGACACAATTGTTAAGGGCGTTCTTAATTTACCACTCTTGTCTGCTACTGAATTTCCAGTTGGATTACAATCCTACGTGGAAGATGTGATTCGCACTATCGAAAATAAATCCACCGGAGTTTGTATGATAGGGATATATGGAATGGAAGGATCTGGTAAAACCACCGTAGCCAAAGCCGTTTACAATCAAATTCATGATAGATTCGTGGAGAAAAGTTTCATTGAAGATAATGCAGAAGTTAGTCGAACAAAAGGTCATGTTTATTTACCGGAAAAACTTCTTTCAGATCTCCTGAAAACAAAGGTGGAGATACATAGCGTTGAGATGGGAAGAAGTATGATTTGGGGAAGACTTTATGGTAAGAGGGTACTCATTGTACTTGACAATGTGAATGAGTATGAGTATGGTGCATTATCCGACCTATGGGAATGTCGTGGATGGTCAGGCAAAGGAAGTGTTATAATAATTACATCAACACATGAAAGCGTATTAAGGACACGTCAAGTTGATGCTGTTTTTAGGATAAATCCAATGAACGCGAACGAGTCCCTCGAGCTTCTTAGTTGGCACGCATTTAAAGAAGCAAAACCCAAAGAAGAATACTGTGACCTTGCCAAAGCATTAGTTACTCATTGTGAAGGACTACCTCTAGCCCTTGAAGTCATTGGAAGTTATTTATATGAAAGGACGAAAAAAGAATGGCATGGAGTATTGTCCAAATTAGTGAGAATTCCTCAGCTTGCAGTTCTacagaaattgaaaataagctTCAACGGTTTACATAATCAAATGGAAAAAGATTTATTTCTTGATATATGTTGTTTCTTTGTTGGTAAAGGCAGAGCTTATGTAACGAAGATCCTAAATGGCGGTGGAATAGACGCTGATTGTGGAATAAGAGTTCTCATAGAACGTAGCctcataaaagtaaaaaagaacaATAAATTTGGAATGCATCCTTTACTAGGAGATATGGGAAGAGAAATTATTCgtgaaatttcaaaaaaggaACCTGAAAACAGTAGGCGGTGGTTTGATGAGGGTATGAAACATGCAATGCCAAAAACTACTGTAAGAACATTCTTAATCTACGGTTTTGAAACATCTTTTTGGAAGGGTTTGCTTTCTCAG GTAAGAGACACATCAAGAATGCTGAAACTCGCTCGACATTCTGAGTACCTCTCTAAGAAATTAAGATGTATCAGTTTGCAAGGGTTTTCTTCAGAATACCTACCTAACGACTTTTATCTGCATGAAGCAATAGTGATTGATTTTAAAACACAGTCTTCTTCGACTTATCTGGAAAGAACCCCAG GTTTTGGCATCGGTAAAAGTCCTTAA
- the LOC114167011 gene encoding disease resistance protein RLM3-like, translating to MEFSSSSSSSSSSFLKSEPQFIYDVFINFWGEDIRRKFVSHLHSALSQSQVKTLINEENLQEGMKQEERMRAIAGSKIAIIVFSKSYTESTCCLIELEKIIECHQTFDQIVLPVFYEIDLLDVRHLKDDFGKALEETAHKSYSGEQTEHALLRWSRALNKAAGINGLDIRHFMHDAELVEVIVSRVQTKLDYAELSITRFPVELESHVEKVMNKGKDREEPEKCYC from the exons ATGGAGTTCTCTTCCTCATCATCATCTTCGTCTTCATCCTTCTTAAAATCAGAACCTCAGTTCATATACGATGTTTTCATCAACTTTTGGGGAGAAGACATTCGTAGAAAGTTTGTTTCCCATCTTCATTCGGCCCTTTCACAATCTCAAGTAAAAACACTGATTAACGAGGAGAATCTGCAGGAGGGAATGAAGCAGGAAGAACGCATGCGAGCAATTGCAGGCTCTAAGATCGCAATAATCGTTTTCTCCAAATCATACACTGAATCTACCTGCTGTCTTATTGAGCTTGAGAAAATCATTGAATGCCACCAAACTTTTGACCAGATTGTTCTGCCCGTATTTTACGAGATTGACCTATTGGATGTACGTCATCTGAAGGATGATTTTGGAAAAGCGTTGGAAGAAACTGCACACAAAAGCTATTCAGGAGAACAAACGGAACATGCGTTGTTGAGATGGAGTCGTGCACTCAACAAAGCTGCAGGTATCAATGGTCTGGATATCAGACATTTCAT GCATGATGCTGAACTTGTGGAGGTAATTGTTAGTCGTGTTCAGACTAAGCTAGACTATGCAGAGTTGTCTATTACACGATTTCCTGTTGAGTTGGAGTCCCACGTGGAAAAG GTAATGAACAAAGGAAAAGATAGAGAAGAGCCTGAGAAATGCTATTGCTGA